Proteins co-encoded in one Siniperca chuatsi isolate FFG_IHB_CAS linkage group LG11, ASM2008510v1, whole genome shotgun sequence genomic window:
- the grem2a gene encoding gremlin-2, with protein sequence MLWRITIPVILAGVLCITAETKKPRPQGSIPSPHKTKGNLSSERHHRLLQQKPEVLSSSREALVVTERRYLRRDWCKTQPLRQTISEEGCRSRTVVNRFCYGQCNSFYIPRHMGPSSGQGQNRGQASGSGRKSHNKAQEPFQSCSFCRPHRITQLTVQLDCPDLQPPFRHRKVQRVKQCRCMSVDVSGHGKL encoded by the coding sequence ATGCTGTGGAGAATAACTATCCCAGTCATACTGGCTGGGGTGCTCTGCATCACCGCAGAGACCAAAAAGCCCCGGCCCCAGGGATCCATCCCATCCCCACACAAGACCAAAGGGAACTTGTCCTCAGAGCGTCACCACCGGCTATTGCAGCAGAAACCAGAGGTGCTATCCTCCAGCCGGGAGGCCTTGGTTGTGACAGAGCGCCGCTACCTCCGCAGAGACTGGTGCAAGACCCAACCACTCCGTCAGACAATAAGCGAGGAGGGCTGCCGCAGCCGCACTGTGGTCAACCGTTTTTGCTACGGCCAGTGCAACTCCTTCTACATCCCCCGCCATATGGGCCCCAGCTCGGGTCAGGGCCAGAATCGAGGACAAGCCTCAGGCTCTGGAAGGAAAAGCCATAACAAGGCCCAGGAGCCGTTCCAGTCCTGCTCTTTCTGCAGGCCACACCGCATcacacagctcacagtgcaGCTAGACTGCCCAGACCTGCAACCCCCTTTCAGACACCGTAAGGTGCAGAGGGTCAAACAGTGTCGCTGCATGTCTGTGGATGTGAGCGGCCATGGGAAACTGTGA